The Mercenaria mercenaria strain notata chromosome 10, MADL_Memer_1, whole genome shotgun sequence genome contains a region encoding:
- the LOC123560213 gene encoding kielin/chordin-like protein isoform X1, with amino-acid sequence MEINKICVIFMICVCGLLALSQVTNAKGECEYNGKTYKNNKSFKEGGKCRKCKCKNGAITCKTSNKCDADFCEAVNCKKLKCENKVTQKDLCCPLCGSEPVACDYNGLTYNDGDTFTSEDGCNTCQCIEGKVACTKMACLGCEKDGQEYNSGTSFLSSDGCNRCMCRNGKIKCTEKTCKDCTTKEGKTVPSGTTFSVDCDMCTCLDGNVKCIDRECPTCSYNGKEYEHKAMFRHEDGCNRCQCLYGQVECTDFDCPDDCMLNNIVIKDGQSFPSADGYNKCWCKDGDIMCTDFNCTLPGNSSCVNNGTVYQSGSSFLNDINEKCVCNDGEFECTDFRCGNTEDAFGVNGEAYVVPTLEGPKLCLCIFGSLECQSVFV; translated from the exons ATGGAGATCAATAAAATATGTGTGATTTTCATGATATGCGTTTGCGGACTTCTAGCTTTATCACAGGTTACAAATGCAAAGG GTGAATGCGAATATAATGGaaaaacttacaaaaacaataaaagttttaaagaagGTGGAAAGTGCAGAAAATGCAAGTGTAAAAATGGAGCTATAACCTGCAAAACTAGCAATAAGTGTG ATGCTGACTTCTGTGAGGCTGTGAACTGTAAGAAACTTAAGTGTGAAAATAAGGTGACCCAGAAAGATCTATGTTGTCCTTTATGTGGGTCAG aaCCGGTGGCGTGTGACTACAATGGACTAACCTATAACGATGGAGATACGTTTACAAGTGAGGATGGTTGTAACACATGCCAGTGTATCGAAGGAAAAGTTGCCTGTACCAAAATGGCATGTTTAG GTTGTGAAAAGGATGGTCAGGAATATAACAGCGGAACGTCTTTTCTGTCGTCGGATGGTTGTAATCGGTGTATGTGCAGAAATGGTAAAATAAAGTGTACTGAGAAAACGTGCAAAG aTTGTACAACAAAAGAAGGAAAAACAGTTCCATCTGGTACTACTTTCTCTGTTGATTGTGATATGTGTACATGTCTGGATGGAAACGTAAAATGCATAGACAGAGAATGCC CAACTTGTTCCTACAATGGCAAGGAATACGAACATAAGGCAATGTTCAGACACGAAGACGGTTGCAACAGATGTCAGTGTTTGTATGGACAGGTCGAGTGTACCGACTTTGACTGCC CTGATGACTGTATGCTGAATAATATTGTGATTAAGGATGGACAATCATTCCCTAGCGCAGATGGCTACAATAAGTGCTGGTGTAAGGACGGAGATATCATGTGTACCGATTTTAACTGTACACTTCCGGGAAACAGTTCCTGTGTCAACAATGGAACGGTGTATCAATCTGGATCAAGTTTCCTGAACGACATCAATGAGAAATGCGTGTGCAATGATGGAGAATTTGAGTGCACGGATTTCAGATGCG GTAACACAGAAGATGCATTTGGAGtaaatg GTGAGGCGTACGTCGTGCCTACGTTAGAAGGACCGAAGCTCTGCCTGTGTATCTTTGGCAGTCTTGAATGCCAAAGTGTATTCGTATGA
- the LOC123560213 gene encoding kielin/chordin-like protein isoform X2 — MEINKICVIFMICVCGLLALSQVTNAKGECEYNGKTYKNNKSFKEGGKCRKCKCKNGAITCKTSNKCDADFCEAVNCKKLKCENKVTQKDLCCPLCGSEPVACDYNGLTYNDGDTFTSEDGCNTCQCIEGKVACTKMACLGCEKDGQEYNSGTSFLSSDGCNRCMCRNGKIKCTEKTCKDCTTKEGKTVPSGTTFSVDCDMCTCLDGNVKCIDRECPTCSYNGKEYEHKAMFRHEDGCNRCQCLYGQVECTDFDCPDDCMLNNIVIKDGQSFPSADGYNKCWCKDGDIMCTDFNCTLPGNSSCVNNGTVYQSGSSFLNDINEKCVCNDGEFECTDFRCGEAYVVPTLEGPKLCLCIFGSLECQSVFV; from the exons ATGGAGATCAATAAAATATGTGTGATTTTCATGATATGCGTTTGCGGACTTCTAGCTTTATCACAGGTTACAAATGCAAAGG GTGAATGCGAATATAATGGaaaaacttacaaaaacaataaaagttttaaagaagGTGGAAAGTGCAGAAAATGCAAGTGTAAAAATGGAGCTATAACCTGCAAAACTAGCAATAAGTGTG ATGCTGACTTCTGTGAGGCTGTGAACTGTAAGAAACTTAAGTGTGAAAATAAGGTGACCCAGAAAGATCTATGTTGTCCTTTATGTGGGTCAG aaCCGGTGGCGTGTGACTACAATGGACTAACCTATAACGATGGAGATACGTTTACAAGTGAGGATGGTTGTAACACATGCCAGTGTATCGAAGGAAAAGTTGCCTGTACCAAAATGGCATGTTTAG GTTGTGAAAAGGATGGTCAGGAATATAACAGCGGAACGTCTTTTCTGTCGTCGGATGGTTGTAATCGGTGTATGTGCAGAAATGGTAAAATAAAGTGTACTGAGAAAACGTGCAAAG aTTGTACAACAAAAGAAGGAAAAACAGTTCCATCTGGTACTACTTTCTCTGTTGATTGTGATATGTGTACATGTCTGGATGGAAACGTAAAATGCATAGACAGAGAATGCC CAACTTGTTCCTACAATGGCAAGGAATACGAACATAAGGCAATGTTCAGACACGAAGACGGTTGCAACAGATGTCAGTGTTTGTATGGACAGGTCGAGTGTACCGACTTTGACTGCC CTGATGACTGTATGCTGAATAATATTGTGATTAAGGATGGACAATCATTCCCTAGCGCAGATGGCTACAATAAGTGCTGGTGTAAGGACGGAGATATCATGTGTACCGATTTTAACTGTACACTTCCGGGAAACAGTTCCTGTGTCAACAATGGAACGGTGTATCAATCTGGATCAAGTTTCCTGAACGACATCAATGAGAAATGCGTGTGCAATGATGGAGAATTTGAGTGCACGGATTTCAGATGCG GTGAGGCGTACGTCGTGCCTACGTTAGAAGGACCGAAGCTCTGCCTGTGTATCTTTGGCAGTCTTGAATGCCAAAGTGTATTCGTATGA